A single region of the Demequina sp. genome encodes:
- a CDS encoding potassium channel family protein, whose product MTSQRLTREERGHAYANRADTLMVWLSVIFLAVFTAVVVWQDMPRWLRVVCAVLQVVIWLVFVVDLTIRVSLADRRLRWLLTHPLDVLAVLWPAFRPLKILAVIGDRRFRADKQVVRTTRAVVVASVLLIWVCSVAVLATERGKAGSSIETIGDAVWWAFVTIATVGYGDMVPVTMAGRVIGIVLMVVGLALVAIITASVASWFVANSRGEDVEGITARDAEDRHRIMELERKLDVLLEAHLKREENEDKPG is encoded by the coding sequence ATGACGTCCCAGCGACTCACGCGAGAGGAGCGCGGTCACGCCTATGCGAACCGCGCGGACACGCTCATGGTGTGGCTCTCGGTCATCTTTCTGGCCGTGTTCACGGCGGTCGTGGTGTGGCAGGACATGCCGCGCTGGCTCCGCGTGGTGTGCGCGGTGCTGCAGGTGGTCATCTGGCTCGTGTTCGTGGTGGACCTCACCATTCGGGTGAGCCTCGCGGACCGGCGGCTGCGCTGGCTCCTCACCCATCCACTTGACGTCCTCGCAGTGCTGTGGCCCGCCTTCCGCCCCCTCAAGATCCTCGCCGTGATCGGCGACAGGCGCTTCCGCGCGGACAAGCAGGTGGTGCGCACGACTCGGGCGGTGGTCGTCGCGTCGGTGCTCCTCATCTGGGTGTGCTCCGTCGCGGTTCTCGCCACCGAGCGCGGCAAGGCAGGGTCGAGCATCGAGACCATCGGCGACGCCGTCTGGTGGGCCTTCGTCACGATCGCCACCGTCGGCTACGGCGACATGGTCCCCGTCACCATGGCGGGCCGTGTCATCGGCATCGTGCTCATGGTGGTGGGGCTCGCGCTCGTGGCGATCATCACGGCCTCCGTGGCTTCCTGGTTTGTGGCGAACAGCCGTGGCGAGGACGTGGAGGGCATCACCGCCCGCGATGCCGAGGATCGGCACCGCATCATGGAGCTCGAGCGCAAACTCGACGTCCTGCTCGAGGCGCACCTCAAGCGGGAGGAGAACGAGGACAAGCCCGGGTAG
- a CDS encoding VOC family protein, which translates to MAVNRLDNVAVTVSDLEAAVAFFEALGLAVEGRDTVSGPWVSEVLGLEEVTSEIAVLVTPDGHGRVELAHYVSPEAVPVPAPAPNTLGLTRMMFAVDDIDATVARLAPLGGSLMRDIARYEDAYRLCYLRGPDGIIVALAQEL; encoded by the coding sequence ATGGCCGTCAATCGCTTGGACAATGTCGCCGTCACCGTCTCTGACCTGGAGGCCGCGGTGGCGTTCTTCGAGGCGCTGGGGCTCGCCGTTGAAGGGCGCGACACGGTGAGCGGGCCGTGGGTGTCCGAGGTGCTGGGGCTGGAGGAAGTCACCTCAGAGATCGCGGTGCTCGTGACCCCTGACGGCCACGGCCGCGTGGAGCTCGCCCACTACGTTTCGCCGGAAGCCGTGCCGGTGCCGGCTCCGGCGCCCAACACCCTTGGGCTCACCAGGATGATGTTCGCGGTCGACGACATCGATGCGACCGTTGCGCGCCTCGCCCCGCTTGGCGGTTCGCTGATGCGCGATATCGCGCGCTACGAGGACGCCTACCGCCTGTGCTACCTGCGCGGGCCAGACGGCATCATCGTGGCCCTGGCGCAGGAGCTGTAG
- a CDS encoding C4-type zinc ribbon domain-containing protein, with the protein MDAPAADQRRLLDVQAADLRAQQARHRRATLPVLAQLDELTGRVVDLGDERAARSAIVGDIRREVTKVEDDVTAVRARAERDNKRLLSGEGTPRDLQALSGELEVLQRRKNELEDVELEAMERLEAAEADLASAETQHAEIAGQIAELETQRDAEFAEIDAELSVISGERTAAAEGLDAGLLALYEKLRDQRGGIGAAPLVHGQCQGCNMKLNAGDLAAIVGAPADRVVRCEECGRILVREG; encoded by the coding sequence GTGGACGCACCCGCAGCCGACCAGAGACGCCTGCTCGACGTGCAGGCGGCAGACCTGCGCGCCCAGCAGGCTCGCCACCGTCGCGCGACCCTTCCCGTGCTCGCTCAGCTCGATGAGCTGACCGGCCGGGTCGTCGATCTCGGAGACGAGCGCGCGGCCCGCTCCGCGATCGTCGGCGACATCCGGCGAGAAGTCACCAAGGTCGAGGACGACGTCACCGCCGTCCGCGCCCGTGCGGAGCGCGACAACAAGCGCCTGCTGTCCGGAGAGGGGACGCCCCGCGATCTGCAGGCCCTGAGCGGCGAGCTCGAGGTGCTGCAGCGGCGCAAGAACGAGCTTGAGGACGTCGAGCTCGAGGCGATGGAGCGGCTCGAGGCGGCGGAGGCCGATCTCGCGTCCGCCGAGACCCAGCATGCCGAGATAGCAGGGCAGATCGCAGAACTGGAGACCCAGCGCGACGCCGAGTTCGCCGAGATCGACGCCGAGCTCTCCGTTATCTCGGGGGAGCGGACCGCCGCCGCGGAGGGTCTGGACGCCGGCCTGCTCGCGCTCTACGAGAAGCTGCGTGACCAGCGCGGCGGCATTGGAGCCGCGCCGCTAGTGCACGGCCAATGCCAGGGCTGCAACATGAAACTCAACGCGGGGGACCTCGCGGCGATCGTCGGCGCCCCTGCGGACCGGGTGGTGCGGTGTGAGGAGTGCGGCCGCATCCTGGTGCGCGAGGGATGA
- a CDS encoding PadR family transcriptional regulator, with product MKDMKRGGNRRHHSFDPRPEGFGRHPGYGLGGFGPEFGPGRGPGRGPRGGRNRGDVRAAVLVLLAEQPRHGYDLMRAIEERSGGIWSPSPGSIYPTLQALEDEGLITFETVEGRKTASITDAGQQWLTEHGPEADGVFKQPEGAGKAIALRQEMHQLRDVVMLATRQGGDTADEAVKILAQARKDLYALLAGQ from the coding sequence ATGAAAGACATGAAGCGAGGCGGCAATCGCCGCCATCACAGCTTTGACCCGCGGCCTGAGGGATTCGGCCGCCACCCCGGGTATGGACTCGGCGGGTTTGGTCCCGAGTTTGGGCCGGGTCGTGGGCCGGGCCGCGGACCGCGCGGCGGCCGCAACCGCGGCGACGTCCGCGCCGCCGTGCTCGTGCTGCTCGCCGAGCAACCCCGTCACGGCTATGACCTGATGCGCGCCATCGAGGAGCGCTCGGGAGGCATCTGGTCCCCGAGCCCGGGCTCGATCTACCCGACGCTGCAGGCGCTCGAGGACGAGGGTCTCATCACCTTCGAGACCGTCGAAGGTCGCAAGACCGCGTCCATCACCGACGCGGGCCAGCAGTGGCTCACCGAGCACGGCCCTGAGGCCGACGGCGTGTTCAAGCAGCCAGAGGGCGCAGGCAAGGCCATCGCCCTGCGCCAAGAGATGCACCAGCTGCGTGACGTCGTCATGCTTGCCACCCGTCAGGGTGGCGACACTGCCGACGAGGCGGTGAAGATCCTCGCGCAGGCGCGCAAGGACCTGTACGCACTTCTCGCCGGTCAGTAA
- a CDS encoding Nif3-like dinuclear metal center hexameric protein encodes MPLVRDVLASLEARFPAGLAEDWDVNGLTVGSPEAEVSLVHLAVDPTLAVAREAVAAGAQLLVTHHPLMLRGVNTVAADTAKGAVVHTLVSGGVALANAHTNADHAAGGVADALARAVGLRVTGPLVPDAAEPSLGTGRVGELADGPTLREFARAVASALPQTAHGVRVAGDLEAAVRTVAVVGGAGDSFLEAARAAGVDAYVTADLRHHLALDARELAELGDGRPFLVDVSHFASEWAWLADAASYLADQLGVETFVSTINTDPWTARVGAQEE; translated from the coding sequence ATGCCTTTGGTCCGCGACGTGCTCGCCTCCCTCGAGGCGCGCTTTCCGGCCGGGCTCGCCGAGGACTGGGACGTCAATGGCCTCACCGTCGGGTCTCCCGAAGCCGAGGTCTCGCTCGTGCACCTCGCCGTGGACCCGACTCTCGCCGTCGCGCGAGAGGCCGTCGCGGCCGGGGCGCAGCTGCTCGTCACGCACCATCCGCTCATGCTCCGCGGCGTCAACACCGTTGCCGCAGACACCGCCAAGGGCGCCGTGGTCCACACCCTCGTGAGCGGCGGGGTCGCGCTCGCGAATGCCCACACCAACGCCGACCACGCCGCCGGCGGGGTGGCAGACGCCCTCGCCAGGGCCGTCGGGCTGCGGGTGACAGGCCCGCTGGTTCCCGACGCCGCCGAGCCTTCGCTTGGCACCGGCCGCGTCGGCGAGCTTGCTGACGGCCCGACGCTGCGCGAGTTCGCGCGGGCGGTCGCCTCGGCGCTTCCCCAGACGGCGCATGGCGTGCGCGTGGCCGGAGACCTGGAGGCCGCGGTCCGCACCGTCGCCGTCGTCGGAGGGGCGGGCGACTCGTTCCTTGAGGCGGCGCGTGCGGCGGGAGTCGACGCGTACGTCACCGCCGACCTGCGCCACCACCTCGCCCTCGATGCTCGCGAACTCGCCGAGCTTGGCGACGGGCGCCCGTTCCTCGTGGACGTCTCGCACTTCGCGTCCGAGTGGGCGTGGCTCGCGGACGCCGCGTCATACCTGGCAGATCAGCTTGGCGTCGAGACGTTTGTCTCGACCATCAACACCGACCCCTGGACCGCGCGCGTAGGCGCGCAAGAGGAGTAG
- a CDS encoding DJ-1/PfpI family protein: protein MDVNGRRTVAFALFPGVTQLDLTGPAQVMSRWPETDVHLVAASLDPVATDAGFSLVPTATFAECPRVDVLCVPGGDGVFTHLEDEDLLGFVRRAASEATWVTSVCTGAFVLAAAGLLTGRRAATHWASQGLLERLGVEVVAERVVFDGNVVTGGGVTAGIDFALTLTAAELGEDFAKRLQLQFEYDPAPPFDAGSPDKADPDLVAGIRAFVESSRAEAVSRLAARLA from the coding sequence GTGGACGTGAATGGGCGCCGGACCGTGGCTTTCGCGTTGTTCCCCGGGGTGACCCAACTGGACCTGACTGGGCCGGCGCAGGTGATGTCCAGATGGCCGGAGACGGACGTGCACTTGGTCGCTGCATCGCTCGACCCCGTGGCCACCGACGCGGGATTCTCCCTGGTACCAACGGCCACCTTCGCGGAGTGCCCTCGCGTCGACGTGCTGTGCGTGCCTGGCGGCGACGGTGTGTTCACGCACCTCGAGGACGAGGATCTGCTTGGGTTCGTTCGCCGCGCCGCCAGTGAGGCGACGTGGGTGACATCCGTGTGCACGGGCGCGTTCGTTCTTGCCGCCGCCGGCCTGCTTACTGGGCGTAGGGCCGCGACGCACTGGGCGTCCCAGGGGCTGCTTGAGCGCCTTGGGGTTGAGGTGGTCGCGGAACGAGTGGTGTTCGATGGGAACGTCGTCACCGGCGGGGGAGTGACGGCGGGGATCGACTTCGCGCTGACGCTTACAGCTGCCGAGCTGGGTGAGGACTTCGCCAAGCGACTCCAGTTGCAGTTTGAGTACGACCCCGCGCCCCCATTCGACGCCGGCTCCCCTGACAAGGCCGATCCGGATCTCGTTGCCGGAATCCGAGCGTTTGTCGAGAGCAGCCGCGCTGAAGCGGTCTCTCGCCTCGCCGCCCGCCTCGCCTGA
- a CDS encoding NAD(P)/FAD-dependent oxidoreductase has translation MRAHPDPSRVDVVVVGAGHNGLTAAAYLAKAGKTVLVLERADHVGGASVSAQVFPGVDAHLSRYSYLVSLMPSVLRSELGLRFELRRRRFSSFTPDPSDPARALLVDTQDLQGTQDSFASVGAGRDGAAWAEFYSRTGALARRVFPTMTEPLLSPGEARSLLGPEDWRDFVKRPIGELVDRTFGSDLVRGVVLTDSLIGTFARPDALDGLANRCFLYHVIGGGTGDWDVPVGGMGAVIGELERAARGAGAEVRIGATVTAIDPGSPAAEATVAWTDADGGEHEISAGRVLAACAPAVLDRLLGREPDWPEGAQLKVNMLLDRLPRLRSAADPAAAFAGTFHINETQTQLAAAYEEAAAGAVPSLPPAEIYCHTLTDRTILGPELRAGGAHTLTLFALHQPARLFRDDPESARAAAVAATLASLDSVLAEPISDCLSTAPDGTPCIEARSPVDLEDDLAMPGGHIFHGDLSWPWAKCEEDSGTWGVATEFPRVLLAGAGTRRGGGVSGIGGRDAAMALLTP, from the coding sequence GTGCGAGCACACCCGGACCCTTCGCGTGTCGATGTCGTTGTCGTGGGAGCCGGACACAACGGGCTTACCGCAGCCGCGTACCTGGCGAAGGCTGGAAAGACCGTGTTGGTCCTCGAACGAGCCGATCACGTTGGCGGCGCGAGCGTGTCTGCCCAGGTCTTTCCCGGTGTCGACGCGCACTTGAGCCGCTACTCATACCTCGTGTCGCTCATGCCGTCCGTGCTCCGCAGCGAGTTGGGCCTGCGCTTCGAGCTGCGGCGCCGGCGGTTCTCCTCGTTCACTCCCGACCCCTCGGACCCTGCTCGCGCCCTTCTCGTCGACACGCAGGACCTCCAGGGCACCCAGGACTCGTTCGCCTCGGTGGGCGCCGGACGCGATGGCGCAGCATGGGCGGAGTTCTACTCGCGAACCGGCGCGCTCGCCCGTCGGGTGTTCCCCACGATGACCGAGCCCCTGCTGAGCCCCGGCGAGGCACGCTCGCTCCTCGGCCCTGAGGACTGGCGCGACTTCGTCAAGCGGCCCATCGGTGAACTCGTGGACCGCACCTTCGGCTCCGACCTCGTTCGCGGCGTGGTGCTCACCGACAGCCTCATCGGGACGTTTGCCAGGCCGGACGCCCTCGACGGGCTTGCCAATCGCTGCTTCCTGTACCACGTGATCGGCGGCGGAACGGGAGACTGGGACGTCCCCGTCGGCGGCATGGGGGCCGTGATCGGGGAACTGGAACGCGCCGCCCGCGGCGCGGGTGCGGAGGTGCGCATCGGGGCCACCGTGACCGCGATCGACCCGGGCTCCCCCGCCGCCGAGGCGACCGTCGCGTGGACCGACGCAGACGGTGGCGAACACGAGATATCGGCGGGGCGCGTGCTCGCCGCGTGTGCGCCCGCGGTGCTCGATCGGCTGCTCGGCCGCGAGCCGGACTGGCCGGAGGGCGCCCAGCTGAAGGTGAACATGCTCCTGGATCGGCTGCCGCGGCTGCGCAGCGCGGCGGACCCCGCAGCGGCGTTCGCCGGCACGTTCCACATCAACGAGACTCAGACCCAACTCGCCGCCGCGTACGAGGAGGCCGCGGCGGGAGCCGTGCCCTCGCTGCCGCCCGCGGAGATCTACTGCCACACGCTCACGGATCGCACGATCCTTGGGCCCGAACTCCGAGCCGGCGGCGCCCATACGCTGACGCTGTTCGCGCTGCACCAGCCGGCGCGGCTCTTCCGCGACGACCCCGAGTCGGCACGCGCGGCAGCGGTGGCGGCGACCCTCGCCTCCCTCGACTCCGTTCTCGCCGAGCCCATCAGCGACTGCCTCTCCACCGCGCCCGACGGGACCCCGTGCATCGAGGCACGCTCGCCGGTGGACCTCGAGGACGATCTCGCGATGCCCGGCGGTCACATCTTCCACGGCGACCTGAGCTGGCCCTGGGCGAAGTGCGAAGAGGACTCAGGCACGTGGGGCGTCGCGACCGAGTTCCCGCGGGTGCTGCTCGCGGGTGCCGGCACACGGCGCGGGGGCGGGGTGAGCGGCATCGGGGGCCGCGATGCGGCGATGGCCCTGCTCACACCGTGA
- the yaaA gene encoding peroxide stress protein YaaA, translating to MAVLILLPPSEGKTAPTSGAPVELADLSHPELTAVRARVGKALVAASSRRDALAMLGVGPSLAPQVAGNTTLWSNPTAPAAHVYTGVLYDAAGSATWSADELVRAHDRVRIISGLWGAVSPADLIPPYRLNMCVALPRVGPLTALWRASLAKSLDPIAAEQLIVDCRSSDYATVWKPPPGALAVRVAYEQGGKRKIASHTAKYARGLLTGALVRAPKAPESAEALAELAAELPTVAAVELGESSITLVTA from the coding sequence ATGGCCGTGCTGATCCTGCTGCCGCCGTCCGAGGGAAAGACCGCACCCACGTCGGGCGCACCCGTTGAGCTCGCGGACCTCAGTCACCCAGAGTTGACCGCGGTCCGCGCCAGGGTGGGCAAGGCGCTCGTCGCGGCGAGTTCGCGGCGCGACGCCCTCGCCATGCTCGGCGTCGGGCCTTCGCTCGCGCCGCAGGTGGCCGGAAACACCACGCTGTGGAGCAATCCCACCGCGCCTGCGGCGCACGTCTACACGGGCGTCCTGTATGACGCCGCGGGCTCGGCGACGTGGTCCGCGGATGAGCTTGTCCGCGCGCACGACCGGGTCCGCATCATCTCGGGCCTGTGGGGCGCCGTCTCCCCCGCCGACCTCATCCCCCCGTATCGCCTCAACATGTGCGTCGCGCTCCCCCGCGTGGGCCCTCTGACGGCCCTCTGGCGCGCGAGTCTCGCGAAGTCACTGGACCCGATCGCCGCCGAACAGCTCATCGTCGACTGCCGCAGCAGCGACTACGCCACCGTCTGGAAGCCGCCGCCGGGCGCTCTCGCGGTGCGCGTCGCGTACGAGCAGGGCGGAAAGCGCAAGATCGCGAGCCACACCGCCAAGTACGCGCGCGGACTGCTCACTGGGGCCCTCGTCAGGGCGCCCAAAGCGCCGGAATCCGCTGAGGCGCTCGCCGAACTCGCCGCCGAGCTTCCCACCGTCGCCGCGGTGGAACTCGGGGAGTCCAGCATCACGCTCGTCACCGCCTGA
- a CDS encoding bifunctional RNase H/acid phosphatase codes for MTHARLIVEADGGSRGNPGEAGFGAVVRDESGAVLAERAGYLGIATNNVAEYSGLIAGLEAAAAIAPHAAVEVRMDSKLVIEQMNGRWKIQHPDMRSLAARAREVVGDREVTFDWIPRERNKAADALANEAMDTKDQEIVRGFGTTGPSVGPEYDDPEPGPKAKSPKDMSSRPLVSTLALVLVRHGVTDMTTSHKLSGGGVVGPPLNAAGRVQAAQAADAVYRVGRETWAPLAPVSRVLASPMQRTQDTAGALGRRLGIRVEVDERAREVDFGEWEGLTAPEALERDGELIRLWDEGEVRAPGGESLSDVVERMRGFIQDLAAEQARLCADDDVPRTIAIVSHSVAIKSLVAAAMGFAPGTVAKIWPTPASLSLVQLRVTPEGEIHDGHLLALGVPSA; via the coding sequence ATGACCCACGCTCGACTCATCGTCGAGGCCGATGGAGGTTCTCGGGGTAACCCGGGCGAGGCCGGCTTCGGGGCGGTGGTGCGGGACGAGTCGGGCGCCGTGCTCGCCGAGCGCGCGGGATACCTTGGCATCGCGACGAACAATGTCGCCGAGTACTCCGGCCTCATCGCGGGCCTCGAGGCCGCGGCGGCGATAGCGCCCCACGCGGCCGTCGAGGTGCGGATGGACTCGAAGCTCGTCATCGAGCAGATGAACGGCCGCTGGAAGATCCAGCACCCGGACATGCGCAGCCTCGCCGCGCGGGCCCGCGAAGTCGTGGGGGACCGCGAGGTCACGTTCGACTGGATACCGAGAGAGCGCAACAAGGCCGCGGACGCGCTCGCGAACGAGGCCATGGATACCAAGGACCAGGAGATCGTCCGGGGATTCGGGACCACTGGGCCCAGCGTCGGGCCCGAATATGACGATCCGGAGCCCGGGCCCAAGGCGAAGTCGCCGAAGGACATGTCATCTCGGCCGCTCGTCTCCACCCTGGCGCTCGTGCTCGTGAGGCATGGCGTGACCGACATGACCACGTCGCACAAACTTTCCGGGGGCGGGGTTGTGGGGCCGCCGCTCAATGCCGCCGGTCGCGTCCAGGCGGCGCAGGCGGCCGACGCGGTGTACCGGGTAGGGCGCGAGACCTGGGCGCCGCTCGCTCCCGTTTCGCGCGTTCTTGCCTCGCCCATGCAGCGGACCCAAGACACGGCCGGCGCGCTCGGTCGCAGGCTGGGGATTCGCGTCGAGGTTGACGAGCGCGCACGCGAGGTGGACTTCGGCGAGTGGGAGGGGCTCACCGCCCCCGAGGCGCTCGAGCGCGACGGCGAGCTCATTCGCCTCTGGGACGAGGGCGAGGTCCGGGCGCCCGGCGGTGAGTCGCTCAGCGACGTCGTGGAGCGCATGCGCGGCTTCATCCAGGACCTCGCAGCCGAGCAGGCGCGGCTGTGCGCGGACGACGACGTGCCGCGGACCATCGCGATTGTGTCGCACTCGGTCGCGATCAAGTCACTTGTCGCCGCCGCGATGGGATTCGCGCCCGGCACCGTGGCGAAGATCTGGCCCACTCCGGCATCCCTGTCCCTGGTGCAACTACGCGTGACGCCCGAGGGGGAGATTCACGACGGGCACCTCCTCGCCCTTGGCGTGCCGTCGGCCTGA
- a CDS encoding S1C family serine protease — protein MDDPNEITMSATATKPRRRRALMGALAFASLLAVGAIGTGIAAAHEASNEAVTAAQVQTQDDFGGWGDQWSLDDLQSLYDQFEQYWGGSGGYDPHQDPYQDPYQGTDPYQGTDPYQGQQTPGASQDEATQASASESTGVVIINTELGYSGGEAAGTGMILSSDGYVLTNNHVIASSTEITVTDPSTGKTYTATLVGADPTHDVALLKLNGASGLATITVDQDDTEAVGDAITAVGNASGGGVLMAADGTITNLDASVTTSTTQYETGETLTGTIEISADVVPGDSGGALLDSDGEVIGMNTAASSGSTATTAYAITIEDALAIAKQIKAGDESGTVVLGYPAFLGIGLAQSGYQAVSGASVGAVYDGTPAAKAGIEAGDTITAVNGTKVASGDALAAALAKKDPGDKVKITWTDTNGTSHSKTVTLAEGPAK, from the coding sequence ATGGACGACCCCAACGAGATCACGATGAGCGCAACCGCGACCAAGCCGCGGCGCCGACGCGCGCTTATGGGCGCGCTCGCGTTTGCGAGCCTCCTGGCGGTCGGTGCGATCGGCACCGGCATCGCCGCGGCACACGAGGCCAGCAACGAAGCAGTGACGGCCGCGCAGGTCCAGACGCAGGATGACTTCGGCGGATGGGGCGACCAGTGGTCACTCGATGACCTGCAGTCGCTCTACGACCAGTTCGAGCAGTACTGGGGCGGCTCCGGCGGCTACGACCCGCACCAAGACCCGTACCAAGACCCGTACCAAGGCACCGACCCCTACCAAGGCACCGACCCCTACCAGGGCCAGCAGACCCCCGGCGCGTCCCAGGACGAGGCCACCCAGGCCAGCGCGAGCGAGTCCACGGGTGTGGTGATCATCAACACCGAGCTCGGGTACTCGGGCGGCGAGGCCGCAGGCACGGGGATGATCCTCTCGAGCGATGGCTACGTGCTCACGAACAACCACGTGATCGCGAGCTCCACGGAGATCACCGTGACCGACCCGAGCACGGGAAAGACCTACACCGCGACCCTCGTGGGTGCCGACCCCACGCATGACGTCGCGCTCCTCAAGCTCAACGGCGCCTCCGGTCTTGCCACCATCACCGTGGACCAGGACGACACCGAGGCCGTTGGCGACGCGATCACCGCGGTCGGCAACGCGAGCGGCGGCGGCGTGCTCATGGCCGCCGACGGCACCATCACCAACCTCGACGCGTCTGTGACGACCTCAACCACCCAGTACGAGACCGGCGAGACACTCACCGGAACCATCGAGATCTCCGCCGACGTGGTCCCCGGAGACTCCGGAGGCGCGCTGCTCGACAGCGACGGCGAGGTCATCGGCATGAACACCGCAGCCTCGAGTGGCTCCACGGCCACGACCGCCTACGCGATCACCATCGAGGACGCCCTCGCGATCGCCAAGCAGATCAAGGCCGGAGACGAGAGCGGCACCGTGGTGCTCGGATACCCGGCCTTCCTCGGCATCGGGCTCGCGCAGTCCGGCTACCAGGCCGTGAGCGGCGCCTCCGTGGGCGCCGTGTACGACGGCACCCCCGCCGCCAAGGCGGGAATCGAGGCCGGCGACACGATCACCGCGGTCAACGGCACCAAGGTCGCGAGCGGCGACGCACTGGCCGCGGCCCTCGCCAAGAAGGACCCGGGCGACAAGGTGAAGATCACCTGGACCGACACGAACGGCACCAGCCACTCGAAGACCGTGACTCTCGCGGAGGGACCGGCGAAGTAA
- a CDS encoding CoF synthetase: MRNAFKYLLFGLLWAFDLLIRQLTRSVRTHRFLLGPGIEPARWFGGRMRAWRTFDKATKKVPAYATFLEAQGAKPTIPSGLKLADALATIPEMDKAGYIKQYSVLERSIGGKLPRRGVVVDESSGSSGVPTSWVRGPDERLATRQLLQMGFWRTQREFPDRQPFVLNCFSLGAWATGMNVSASLTEITMIKSIGPDRDKVIQTMQEFGPQFTYVITGYPPFLKALFEDTRLDWTQYEVVTAFGGEGISENMRALILENARAAYGSYGASDLEINVAIETDFSIALRQAIAASPDLSARLTRQREYGVLPMVFQFNPFDYLMETNEAGELLVTITRATNINPRIRYNIHDRGHVLRIRDLDPVLREFGLDGLREERITDLPLLFLYGRSDMSVDYNGAVVAPDSVRDAVFRDPALADLIENHRLISYEDGAGDRQLHIALQLVEGADAASVDEAAVGELVFSHLRTANGDFSNAIRTAPEGTAPSLGVYEYRTGPFAEDGKKLKNEYVWVLGVGEIGQWRLHAGYAPPRHLRR, from the coding sequence ATGAGGAACGCGTTCAAGTACCTGCTATTCGGCCTGCTGTGGGCGTTCGACCTGCTCATCCGGCAGCTCACGCGATCCGTGCGAACGCACCGGTTCCTGCTGGGGCCGGGCATCGAGCCGGCGCGGTGGTTCGGGGGCCGCATGCGTGCCTGGCGGACCTTCGACAAGGCGACGAAGAAGGTGCCCGCGTACGCCACGTTCCTCGAGGCACAGGGCGCCAAGCCAACCATCCCGTCGGGCCTCAAACTGGCCGACGCGCTCGCAACCATTCCCGAGATGGACAAGGCGGGCTACATCAAGCAGTACTCGGTGCTCGAGCGCTCTATCGGTGGGAAGCTGCCGCGGCGCGGGGTGGTGGTGGACGAGTCGTCCGGTTCCTCTGGGGTGCCGACGAGCTGGGTGCGGGGGCCCGACGAGCGGCTCGCGACGCGGCAACTGCTGCAGATGGGCTTCTGGCGCACGCAGCGCGAGTTCCCCGACCGCCAGCCGTTCGTGCTGAACTGCTTCTCGCTCGGCGCGTGGGCCACGGGGATGAACGTCTCCGCGTCCCTCACCGAGATCACGATGATCAAGTCGATCGGGCCGGATCGCGACAAGGTCATCCAGACGATGCAGGAGTTCGGGCCGCAGTTCACCTACGTCATCACGGGCTATCCGCCGTTCCTCAAGGCGCTGTTTGAGGACACCCGCCTCGACTGGACGCAATACGAGGTCGTGACCGCGTTCGGGGGTGAGGGCATCTCCGAGAACATGCGGGCGCTCATCCTTGAGAATGCGCGCGCCGCGTACGGCTCTTATGGGGCATCGGATCTTGAGATCAACGTGGCGATCGAGACCGACTTCTCCATAGCGCTGCGGCAGGCGATCGCCGCTTCCCCCGATCTCAGCGCCCGCCTCACCAGGCAGCGCGAGTACGGGGTGCTGCCGATGGTGTTCCAGTTCAACCCGTTCGACTACCTCATGGAGACGAATGAGGCGGGCGAGCTGCTCGTGACCATCACGCGCGCTACCAACATCAACCCTCGTATTCGGTACAACATCCACGACCGGGGCCACGTGCTGCGCATTCGCGACCTGGATCCCGTGCTGCGGGAGTTTGGGCTGGACGGACTGCGCGAGGAGCGGATCACGGACCTGCCACTGCTGTTCCTCTACGGCCGATCCGACATGTCCGTTGACTACAACGGCGCCGTGGTCGCTCCCGACTCTGTGCGCGACGCGGTGTTCCGCGATCCCGCGCTCGCGGACCTCATTGAGAATCATCGGCTCATCTCCTACGAGGACGGAGCCGGCGACCGGCAGCTGCACATCGCGCTCCAGCTGGTCGAGGGGGCGGACGCGGCGAGCGTCGACGAGGCCGCCGTGGGGGAGCTGGTGTTCTCTCACCTGCGCACGGCAAACGGCGACTTCTCCAACGCGATCCGGACCGCCCCGGAGGGCACCGCGCCGTCCCTAGGCGTCTACGAGTACCGCACGGGACCGTTCGCGGAGGACGGCAAGAAGCTCAAGAACGAGTACGTGTGGGTCCTCGGTGTGGGTGAGATTGGGCAATGGCGGCTGCACGCGGGGTACGCGCCGCCGCGTCACCTCAGGCGGTGA